Proteins encoded by one window of Cloeon dipterum chromosome 4, ieCloDipt1.1, whole genome shotgun sequence:
- the LOC135942320 gene encoding endothelin-converting enzyme 1-like, translating to MNQIREILEADNSYLTAIPLMQARSLYRSCLDEDKREKKGVEPILEVFRSLGLPPVPTLKKRERFSWQRALINAEKMLGDSIFFSLDVIQHPLDSSKHVLQVHKGSYEEFPETQCQGDRDTVEAFIADYINMFIKHVPGATVDAKRMASDIYAFHSKLRNMTTNAGHYLEMTAGELQEITDSHIRKNSTHRFNWSMYFNQVLDGDENASLNRKEKDWRIIVRDQQYFERWSRLFHTSSPEMIEMYIWWRAFSSLAPYTTREFQMRQQTLWQKVGATRISTPRWKVCVEMVKKVYGYIVNFEYAKIHLDKDQREQALWMFSEIKEYLKSNGTKLNWMDAETKKQGLKKIESIRANVVSPDDEPLFPSKLEQFYSLNNFVDGDLFELHLKILAAMEASKLNSLYLTPKKQPTLVYDSDQSEANVNYDPATNSISIPVSLMQLPMHGLRNRQRIYVFSAT from the exons ATGAATCAAATCAGAG AAATCCTTGAGGCTGACAACTCATATTTGACGGCGATTCCTTTGATGCAGGCGAGAAGTTTGTACCGAAGCTGCTTGGATGAAG acaaaagagaaaagaaggGTGTGGAGCCTATTCTGGAAGTTTTTCGCTCTCTAGGGCTTCCGCCAGTGCCAACGTTGAAGAAACGAGAAAGATTTTCGTGGCAAAGGGCTTTAATCAACGCAGAAAAAATGCTGGGCGATAGCATTTTCTTCTCATTAGACGTCATACAGCATCCATTAGACAGCTCAAAACACGTCCTGCAG GTTCATAAAGGGAGCTATGAGGAATTTCCAGAGACCCAATGTCAGGGAGATAGAGATACTGTTGAAGCTTTTATTGCTGATTACATCAACATGTTCATCAAACAC GTTCCAGGCGCGACTGTGGACGCGAAACGAATGGCAAGCGATATTTACGCGTTTCACTCGAAACTGAGAAACATGACGACAAATGCGGGGCATTACCTGGAAATGACCGCAGGTGAATTGCAGGAGATCACCGACTCGCATATCAGAAAAAACTCCACACATAGG TTTAACTGGTCTATGTACTTCAACCAAGTGCTCGATGGCGACGAAAACGCCAGCCTTAATAGAAAAGAAAAGGACTGGCGGATCATAGTTAGAGATCAGCAATATTTCGAGCGGTGGTCGCGATTATTTCACACCAGCAGCCCTGAAATGATCG agatgTACATCTGGTGGAGAGCGTTTTCGTCCCTTGCCCCTTACACAACAAGAGAATTCCAAATGAGGCAACAAACCCTCTGGCAGAAGGTCGGTGCCACCCGCATAAGTACTCCAAGGTGGAAGGTTTGCGTGGAAATGGTCAAAAAAGTGTATGGATATATCGTTAACTTCGAATACGCTAAGATTCACCTCGACAAAGACCAGAGAGAACag GCATTATGGATGTTTAGCGAAATTAAGGAGTACCTCAAAAGTAATGGGACGAAACTGAATTGGATGGACGCAGAGACCAAGAAACAGGGACTAAAGAAAATCGAATCAATAAGAGCCAATGTGGTTAGCCCCGATGATGAGCCGCTATTCCCCAGCAAACTAGAACAATTTTACTCCTTG AATAATTTCGTCGATGGTGATTTGTTTGAGTTGCATTTGAAGATTCTGGCCGCCATGGAAGCATCAAAGTTGAATTCATTGTACCTTACGCCGAAGAAACAGCCTACTTTAGTATATGACAGTGACCAGAGCGAGGCCAACGTCAATTACGATCCGGCAACCAATTCGATTT CAATCCCAGTAAGCTTGATGCAACTTCCAATGCACGGACTTCGTAATAGgcaa AGAATATACGTGTTTTCAGCCACGTGA